A single window of Aspergillus puulaauensis MK2 DNA, chromosome 5, nearly complete sequence DNA harbors:
- a CDS encoding Zn(II)2Cys6 transcription factor (COG:S;~EggNog:ENOG410PFV0;~InterPro:IPR036864,IPR007219,IPR001138;~PFAM:PF00172,PF04082;~antiSMASH:Cluster_5.8;~go_function: GO:0000981 - DNA-binding transcription factor activity, RNA polymerase II-specific [Evidence IEA];~go_function: GO:0003677 - DNA binding [Evidence IEA];~go_function: GO:0008270 - zinc ion binding [Evidence IEA];~go_process: GO:0006351 - transcription, DNA-templated [Evidence IEA];~go_process: GO:0006355 - regulation of transcription, DNA-templated [Evidence IEA]) — translation MYGALATEEDLNMTQRRPYRSHKSPACDRCRRFKRRCTGGAPDRPCVLCSLQEAPCEFTSSPAQKNRSASERAARRNVGQRTVVQSPLPRPEPESSPIDEEAGQDRVGPHYHGGPHQDPSKPVLSMVANPVISEDIRILERYTSSQAPTNNPMVYMNVPRHREGLAMAENPGKQQVEILMQILKPSASELFDLYFEHIHPAFPVFDQDSFTQLYRNNKVSPTLTCDFFAVAQILWDFSPTLKKLPRPDSFFLWNLAVEALQQDFLVPGLSTLYGVVLDMAGRPICSVAQNTINTGRAVSLALSLGLNRNPTDWKRPAIERDLRRRLWWAVLIHDYWSSFAHGTPPMIRKDQYDVPVPAVQDFVTSSRHSERHNIAYTCFSNLCRLTIILGDILPLAYNLTIDQDDIWKQIRRLESDLDAWDDCLPGEARPRDGDKRRIPGCSNLRLGYLSIRLLLKRIALHAAAVSTDTERKQNMAYYLGQLRRSAQDIVNFFCALTKAQFQEYWLPYTAHHLILTVIILLRCTVESREPVVAEKCRTDLDRFWTKLQAAAKDGWDLANICITQFAESVSKILSMSTSSSTTVAVDALEAGPSALLEPPEGRNGIPMQYIAPDLFPDILPYSNPDMSFDNQWDIGNLSGLGWMDMFPST, via the exons ATGTATGGAGCTCTTGCAACAGAAGAAGATTTGAATATGACCCAGCGACGTCCATACCGCTCCCACAAGTCCCCAGCGTGCGACAGATGCCGCCGATTTAAGCGGCGGTGCACGGGCGGTGCCCCGGATCGCCCTTGTGTGCTATGCAGCCTCCAGGAAGCTCCCTGCGAATTTACTTCCAGCCCAGCGCAGAAGAATCGGTCTGCATCAGAGCGTGCTGCGAGACGCAATGTTGGTCAACGAACAGTTGTGCAAAGCCCATTACCCCGGCCTGAGCCAGAATCGTCGCCTATagatgaagaggctggaCAAGATCGGGTTGGGCCGCATTATCACGGTGGTCCACACCAGGATCCCTCCAAGCCAGTACTCTCTATGGTAGCCAATCCGGTGATTTCGGAGGATATCCGAATCCTAGAGAGATATACGTCTTCCCAGGCACCAACGAATAATCCCATGGTGTACATGAATGTTCCCCGGCATAGAGAAGGGCTCGCGATGGCCGAGAACCCAGGGAAACAGCAGGTGGAAATCCTCATGCAGATCCTGAAACCCTCTGCAAGTGAATTGTTTGACTT ATACTTCGAGCACATTCACCCGGCATTCCCAGTATTCGATCAAGACTCGTTCACTCAATTGTATCGCAACAACAAGGTTTCTCCAACCCTTACTTGTGACTTTTTTGCCGTGGCACAGATCCTGTGGGATTTTTCGCCCACTCTCAAGAAGCTGCCGCGACCGGATTCCTTCTTCCTGTGGAACCTAGCTGTCGAAGCGCTGCAGCAAGATTTTCTTGTCCCAGGCTTATCCACGCTTTATGGAGTTGTTTTAGACATGGCAGGCCGCCCCATTTGCTCCGTTGCTCAAAACACGATCAACACTGGGCGTGCGGTCTCGCTAGCGTTGAGCCTGGGCTTGAACCGCAATCCGACTGATTGGAAACGCCCGGCTATCGAGAGAGACCTACGAAGGCGTCTCTGGTGGGCAGTATTAATACACGATTACTG GTCAAGTTTTGCGCATGGTACACCACCGATGATCCGCAAGGATCAATATGATGTCCCGGTTCCTGCCGTTCAAGATTTTGTCACATCGTCGCGTCACTCGGAGCGACATAACATAGCCTATACTTGTTTCTCGAATCTGTGTCGTCTAACCATAATTCTTGGGGACATCCTTCCGCTTGCATATAATTTGACGATCGACCAAGACGATATCTGGAAGCAAATCCGCCGTTTGGAGTCTGATCTAGATGCCTGGGATGATTGCCTCCCTGGCGAAGCACGACCCCGAGATGGTGATAAACGAAGGATCCCGGGTTGCAGCAACTTGCGTCTAGGCTACCTCTCTATCAGATTATTGCTGAAACGGATAGCGTTGCAT GCGGCAGCGGTATCAACAGACACAGAGCGCAAACAAAATATGGCATACTACCTTGGTCAATTGCGCAGATCGGCCCAAGACATCGTAAACTTCTTTTGTGCTCTCACAAAGGCACAGTTCCAAGAATATTGGCTCCCCT ATACCGCACACCACCTAATCCTAACTGTAATAATTCTCCTCCGCTGCACAGTTGAATCACGCGAACCAGTTGTCGCAGAAAAATGCAGGACAGACCTTGACCGGTTCTGGACAAAGCTGCAAGCCGCAGCAAAGGACGGATGGGATCTAGCGAATATCTGCATTACGCAGTTTGCAGAATCCGTTTCGAAGATTCTGTCCATGTCCACGTCGTCGTCAACTACAGTGGCCGTTGATGCACTCGAGGCCGGCCCCTCAGCTCTCCTTGAACCTCCCGAGGGCAGAAATGGAATACCAATGCAGTATATCGCACCGGACCTATTTCCCGACATCCTTCCCTACTCGAACCCAGATATGTCATTTGATAACCAGTGGGATATCGGGAACTTGTCGGGGCTGGGGTGGATGGATATGTTCCCGAGTACCTGA
- a CDS encoding universal stress protein family domain protein (COG:T;~EggNog:ENOG410PFZ0;~InterPro:IPR006015,IPR006016;~PFAM:PF00582;~antiSMASH:Cluster_5.8): MSSHRRPGGLAAALEEERLELAAELRNSTANRTTTTYAPQRRSILDTATGPSPGFVAPRHGSIAGIGVGVTPPAGRGYQDSPPTSPPVVPTMNNDPNETPSSSASSASSTPSTTPVTTPKTPYTSLKTAPPPLKRPDPPASNDKEKNGDKKPGSPETRRLSIRWDSGVDMPPSANGRRFGPPQEKAPRALPGKNAMAAVMSGFDLKVGLPSFSRGRDSSRNATKRGTSLDSHLPTLGRRAQSGSPARRLPNSNLRTAASDAPKSQTDKTKESKVESSDEKLLRPPAIRHGSSETDVKGSASGDERLYDSDNNASESSEEEDELSSSDDEAGSENNSEDVKRGRMKEAEPDSSSSGETSEDSKPASDETDGEETKPQGPELIHSSKTGPMPKTPEVQPHTSFDSPSVLNTPFGSDDEAELSDIKRAQKLSIQMSSVDNSVRNRSIRTIIRGDYTNMHEDGDGGRRRQRKYLVTTDLSEESVYALEWTIGTILRDGDTMFAVFAMHEETGTQIGEGAKATQDVAAVVGSQTAETAQKTQNESSNPNLSRAILNRLGSGTDSRPGSVDSRGMSKAEAERSHAVHLISQTCVRLLRKTLLQVRIAVEVIHCKSPKHMITEAIDGLEPTLVIVGARGRSALKGVLLGSFSNYLVTHSSVPVMVARKKLKKKAKNKTNVRLSNNLTTPKKLASARVD, translated from the exons ATGTCCTCCCATCGCAGGCCCGGTGGGCTCGCCGCTgcgctggaagaagaacgtctcgagcttgctgctgagcttcgGAATTCAACCGCAAACCGCACGACTACGACTTACGCACCTCAGAGACGGAGTATACTCGACACCGCCACCGGTCCCTCTCCCGGTTTCGTCGCCCCACGGCATGGTTCCATTGCGGGAATCGGTGTTGGTGTGACTCCGCCCGCTGGTCGCGGCTACCAAGATTCTCCCCCTACTTCACCACCAGTGGTACCGACAATGAATAACGATCCCAATGAaactccctcttcttcagcctcttcagCGTCTTCGACACCATCAACTACACCAGTAACAACTCCCAAAACACCCTACACGAGTTTGAAAACCGCCCCTCCCCCGCTCAAGCGTCCGGATCCACCGGCCTCGAatgacaaggagaagaacgGTGATAAAAAGCCAGGTTCTCCCGAGACTAGGCGACTAAGTATCCGTTGGGATTCCGGTGTCGATATGCCACCCAGTGCTAATGGGAGGCGTTTCGGCCCGCCGCAGGAGAAGGCACCTCGGGCGCTTCCGGGCAAGAATGCGATGGCCGCAGTGATGTCAGGGTTCGATCTCAAGGTCGGACTGCCGAGTTTTAGCAGAGGACGGGACTCCAGTCGGAATGCCACGAAGAGGGGTACTTCCTTAGACTCGCACCTTCCCACACTGGGGCGGAGGGCGCAGTCCGGCTCACCAGCGCGCCGCTTGCCAAACTCCAATCTTCGCACTGCGGCATCCGATGCCCCCAAGTCCCAGACCGACAAGACAAAGGAGAGTAAAGTTGAAAGTTCGGACGAAAAGCTTCTTCGCCCCCCTGCAATTCGCCACGGATCTTCGGAAACTGACGTCAAAGGCTCCGCGTCTGGAGATGAGCGATTGTACGACAGTGACAATAACGCGTCTGAGTCtagcgaggaggaagacgagctGTCTTCGAGTGACGACGAAGCTGGCTCCGAAAACAACAGTGAAGACGTGAAACGTGGTCGAATGAAGGAAGCTGAACCGGATTCTTCCAGTTCAGGCGAAACCTCAGAAGACTCAAAGCCTGCTTCGGACGAGACTG ACGGTGAAGAAACCAAACCTCAAGGCCCAGAGTTGATTCATTCCTCAAAGACCGGACCGATGCCGAAAACTCCAGAGGTTCAACCGCATACGAGTTTCGATTCACCTTCAGTACTTAATACGCCTTTTGGCTCCGATGATGAAGCGGAATTATCCGACATCAAACGCGCTCAGAAGCTCAGCATCCAAATGTCTAGCGTTGATAATTCCGTTCGCAACCGATCCATCCGAACCATCATCCGCGGGGATTATACCAACATgcatgaggatggcgacgGCGGTCGACGGCGGCAACGCAAGTATCTAGTGACGACGGATCTCAGTGAGGAGTCTGTCTACGCTCTAGAATGGACGATTGGGACGATATTACGAGATGGAGACACCATGTTTGCTGTTTTTGCCATGCACGAGGAAACAGGGACCCAAATTGGAGAGGGTGCCAAAGCAACACAAGACGTTGCTGCCGTGGTGGGCTCCCAAACAGCCGAGACGGCTCAGAAAACACAGAACGAATCCTCCAATCCCAATCTCTCCCGCgccatcctcaaccgcctggGTTCGGGAACTGATAGCAGGCCTGGCTCTGTTGATTCACGTGGAATGTCCAAGGCAGAAGCTGAACGCTCGCATGCAGTCCATCTCATTTCTCAAACATGTGTTCGACTTCTGCGAAAAACCTTACTGCAGGTCCGAATTGCTGTTGAAGTGATCCATTGCAAGAGTCCCAAGCATATGATCACAGAGGCT ATTGATGGGCTGGAACCCACACTCGTGATTGTTGGGGCTAGGGGGCGAAGTGCGCTGAAAGG TGTACTCCTCGGGTCATTCTCGAACTATCTTGTTACGCATTCATCTGTTCCGGTTATGGTGGCGCGAAAGAAACTCAAGAAAAAGGCCAAGAACAAGACAAATGTGCGTCTCTCGAACAACCTGACGACACCAAAGAAGCTGGCATCGGCAAGAGTAGattag
- a CDS encoding DnaJ domain protein (COG:O;~EggNog:ENOG410PKFU;~InterPro:IPR001623,IPR036869,IPR018253;~PFAM:PF00226;~antiSMASH:Cluster_5.8), translated as MAPKEEEIPEIPNEPPAETDLYEILGVKEDATPEQVKSAYKKLALRHHPDKAPADAREEANQQFQKIAFAYAILSDTRRRQRFDLTGSTAEAVDLDDDFDWVDFYREQFSNAIDTNALEKFKEEYQGSEEEERDLLAAFENHEGDLDKIYESVMLCNVLDDDDRFRTIIDKAIESGRVQSYKAYTEESEKKRGQRLKRAQKEAKEAEKLAKKLGKEKEGSNAKAGGRRSNKGSAPGNNNDLAALIQQRQASRADSFFDRLEAKYNLSGKKRVAMDEPPEEAFEATAARRSSKKTKSKTKA; from the exons ATGGCCccaaaggaagaggaaatccCCGAAATCCCCAACGAGCCGCCTGCTGAGACAGACCTCTACGAGATCCTAGGCGTCAAGGAAGATGCCACCCCAGAGCAGGTCAAGTCAGCTTACAAGAAGCTTGCGTTAAGACATCATCCTG ACAAGGCTCCAGCAGACGCCCGAGAAGAGGCCAACCAACAGTTTCAAAAGATCGCGTTCGCCTATGCAATCTTGTCCGATACacgacgacgacagcgcTTTGATCTGACCGGTAGCACCGCCGAGGCTGTTGATCTGGACGATGACTTTGACTGGGTGGACTTCTATCGGGAACAATTCTCGAATGCGATTGACACGAATGCCCTCGAGAAATTCAAGGAAGAATACCAGGGAtcagaggaggaggaaagggaTCTGCTTGCTGCCTTTGAAAATCACGAAGGTGATTTAGACAAGATCTACGAGTCGGTGATGCTATGCAATGTTctagacgacgacgaccgcTTCCGTACCATCATAGACAAGGCCATCGAGTCCGGGAGAGTCCAGAGCTACAAGGCCTATACAGAAGAGTCAGAGAAGAAGCGGGGCCAGCGACTGAAGCGCGCACAGAAGGAGGCGAAAGAGGCGGAAAAGCTAgcgaagaagctggggaaggagaaggaggggagcAACGCAAAAGCCGGGGGCCGGAGGAGCAACAAAGGCAGCGCGCCGGGGAACAATAATGATTTGGCAGCCCTCATTCAGCAGCGACAAGCGTCTCGCGCGGACTCGTTCTTCGACCGGCTGGAAGCGAAGTACAACCTTTCTGGGAAAAAGCGGGTGGCAATGGATGAGCCACCAGAGGAGGCGTTTGAAGCTACTGCTGCGCGGCGGAGCTCGAAGAAAACGAAATCCAAGACAAAGGCATAG
- the VMA2 gene encoding H(+)-transporting V1 sector ATPase subunit B (BUSCO:EOG09261KHB;~COG:C;~EggNog:ENOG410PI53;~InterPro:IPR022879,IPR027417,IPR005723,IPR004100, IPR020003,IPR000194;~PFAM:PF00006,PF02874;~antiSMASH:Cluster_5.8;~go_component: GO:0033180 - proton-transporting V-type ATPase, V1 domain [Evidence IEA];~go_function: GO:0005524 - ATP binding [Evidence IEA];~go_process: GO:0046034 - ATP metabolic process [Evidence IEA];~go_process: GO:1902600 - proton transmembrane transport [Evidence IEA]): MADFIDPRMSSVQPRIRYNTIGGINGPLVVLDNVKFPTYNEIVSLTLPDGTERSGQVLEARGNRAIVQVFEGTSGIDVKKTKVEFTNHSLKLGVSEDMLGRVFDGSGRAIDKGPKVLAEDYLDINGQPINPYSRVYPEEMISTGISAIDTMNSIARGQKIPIFSASGLPHNEIAAQICRQAGLVNKPTKDVHDGHEENFSIVFAAMGVNMETSRFFTRDFEENGSMERVTLFLNLANDPTIERIITPRLALTTAEYYAYQLEKHVLVIMTDLSAYCDALREVSAAREEVPGRRGYPGYMYTDLSTIYERAGRVQGRNGSITQIPILTMPNDDITHPIPDLTGYITEGQIFIDRQLYNKGVYPPINVLPSLSRLMKSAIGKGRTRDDHSDVSNQLYAKYAIGRDAAAMKAVVGEEALSSEDKLSLEFLDKFERTFINQSAYESRSIFESLDIAWNLLRIYPPHLLNRIPKRVIDEFYARSGRKIPNKDTRDNSAPEQAQTQNADLVET; this comes from the exons ATGGCGGATTTCATCGACCCCCGAATGTCCTCCGTCCAGCCTCGCATCCGTTACAATACAATCGGAGGCATCAACGGCCCTCTCGTTGTCCTCGACAAT GTCAAATTCCCCACCTACAACGAGATCGTCTCCCTGACGCTCCCCGATGGAACTGAGCGGTCGGGACAAGTTTTGGAAGCTAGAG GAAACCGAGCTATCGTCCAG GTGTTTGAGGGAACTTCAGGTATCGATGTCAAGAAG ACCAAAGTCGAATTCACCAACCACAGTTTGAAGCTTGGCGTTTCCGAGGACATGCTTGGTCGTGTTTTCGACGGCTCAGGTCGCGCCATTGATAAGGGTCCTAAGGTGTTGGCGGAGGACTACTTGGATATCAACGGTCAACCGATCAACCCCTACTCGAGA GTGTACCCTGAAGAGATGATTTCTACGGGTATCTCCGCCATTGATACCATGAACTCAATCGCCCGTGGTCAGAAGATTCCCatcttctcagcctccgGTCTCCCTCACAACGAAATCGCTGCTCAGATTTGTCGCCAGGCTGGTCTGGTTAACAAGCCGACCAAGGATGTTCACGACGGCCACGAAGAGAACTTCTCCATTGTCTTCGCCGCTATGGGTGTTAATATGGAAACTAGCCGTTTCTTCACACGTGATTTCGAGGAGAACGGTAGTATGGAGAGGGTCACCCTCTTCCTGAACTTGGCCAATGACCCGAC GATCGAGCGTATCATCACTCCTCGTCTAGCATTGACTACAGCTGAATACTACGCTTACCAACTAGAGAAGCACGTTCTGGTTATCATGACTGATCTGTCGGCCTACTGTGATGCTCTGCGTGAAGTCTCGGCTGCCAGAGAAGAAGTTCCTGGTCGTCGTGGTTATCCCGGTTACATGTACACTGATTTATCGACCATCTACGAGCGTGCTGGACGAGTGCAAGGCCGCAATGGCTCCATCACCCAGATTCCCATTCTGACCATGCCTAACGACG ATATCACGCATCCCATCCCTGATTTGACAGGGTACATTACCGAGGGCCAGATTTTCATTGACCGTCAACTGTACAACAAGGGTGTTTACCCTCCGATTAACGTTCTGCCGTCCCTATCCCGTCTGATGAAGTCAGCCATCGGCAAGGGCCGTACTCGCGATGACCACTCTGATGTGTCCAACCAGCTGTACGCCAAGTACGCCATTGGACGAGATGCCG CTGCCATGAAAGCCGTCGTCGGAGAAGAGGCCCTCTCCTCTGAAGACAAGCTGTCcctcgagttcctcgacaAATTTGAACGTACCTTCATTAACCAGTCCGCCTACGAATCGCGCTCCATCTTTGAATCTCTTGATATCGCCTGGAACCTCCTACGCATCTACCCTCCACACCTCCTCAACCGTATCCCCAAGCGTGTTATTGACGAATTCTACGCCCGGTCAGGACGCAAGATTCCTAACAAGGACACGCGGGACAACTCTGCCCCTGAGCAAGCCCAGACTCAGAACGCGGATCTTGTTGAGACCTAG